Within Streptomyces sp. NBC_00704, the genomic segment TCGGTCGGCTCGCGGCGGGGTCGGGGCGCGACCGGCGGCGCCTGGCCTCGGCCGTACGCGCCTGGACGTACGCAGGAGCGGACGCGCTGTCGGTGCTCGAGGAGGAGTGGGTCGTCGGGGGCGAGGTGCTCGCACGCGCGCGTGCCGCACTGGACTCGGCCTGGGAGGAGGACGAGCGCCCCGTTCTGCGTGTGCGCGGGAACCGGTGGACGGCCGTGGGGACCGGCGTCCAGCTGCGGTTGGGACGGGACGGGCGCTGGTGGCCGTACCGCGAGGAGGGCGGTCGCTGGACTCCGGCGGGTGAAGCCGCCGAAGACCCTGCGACGGCGTGGGCCACCGTGTGGACCGGCGGCACCGAGGAAGCGTCCTCCTAGACGGTCCGTTTCCTGTCGCCGCCGCCGAAGCGCCGGACGTACGGGCGGCGGCCTCCGGTTTCACCCGAAGGCCGCCGCCCGTAGTTCGAGCCCGTAGTTCGACGCCCGTAGTTCAGCGCCCGTCGTTCAGCGCCCGTCCCGCCGCCGGCCGGTGTCCCCTCATGCGGCGACGGGACGACGGTCACGCGCGTGTGGCTGTCACGCGCGTGGGCAGCGACGGGGGCGGGAGGCCGGTCGGCAGGTCATGACGCCGGCTCGCCCGCCTGGGACAGCAGCGACTCCAGCGCGCTCGGCAGGTCGGAGGGCAGTCCGCTGGGCAGGTCGGTGGGCAGGGTGCTCGGCAGTTCGGTCGGCCATTCTGTGGGCAGCCCGGTCGGCAGCTGGGACGGCAGTTCGCTCGGGAACCCGCTGGGCAGTTCCACGGGCAGGCTGGCGGAGGGCTCGGGCGACGTCGTGGCGCTCTTTCCGGTGCCCGGCGTGTCGTCCGAGGAGCCGTCGCGTGAGGCCAGCAGCACGACGGCGAGCACGGCGCCGGCCACGACCAGCAGGACGAGCACCACGAGGAGCGGGTTCCTGCGCCGGCCGGGGCCGCCGGAGTTCCCGGGGTCGCCCGGGCCGACTGCGGTGAACGGGGTGGTGGGCGGTCCGAAGCCGCCGGAGGGCGGCATGCCGCCCGGCGGTACGGGCGGCTGAGGCGGTACGGGCGGTTGGGCCATACCGCCCAGCGTGACCGCGGAGGCGTGCGGAACGCGACCTCCGCGCGCGAGTTGATACCGGTTCAGGTCACGGAGGACATGATTCCGGCGCATTGCGCGCGGAGGTACCCGTCCGCCGCCGGACAGGTGCGTCCGGCGGCACGCGCGTGTGCGGCCCCACCCTGCACGCGCCTGTGCGGCTCCCGCCGCCGGGCGCGTGCGTGGGTGCGGCCCCTGACAGCACACACGCGCGCGTGTGCGGGCGCCGGCTCAGCCCCGGGCGCCGAGGAGGTGGTCCATGGCGAGCTGGTCGAGCCGCTCGAAGGCCATGCCGCGGGCGGCGGCCGCCTCGGGGTCGAAGTCCTCGAAGGCGGCGCGGTCGGCGAGCAGCCCCTGCAGGCCGTCGTCGGCGGTGGCCTGGGCCAGCTCGTCGAGGCGCGAGGCGCGCAGGGCCTCCTGGACCTCCGGGTCGCCGCGGAAGGCGGCCGCGCGCTCCTTGAGGATCAGGTAGTTGCGCATGCAGCCCTCGGCCGAGGCCCACACGCCGTCGAGGTCCTCGGTGCGCGGCGGCTTGAAGTCGAAGTGCTTCGGGCCCGCGTAGCCGGCGCTCTCCAGCAGGTCGACCAGCCAGAACGCGGCACGCAGGTCGCCGGCTCCGAAGCGCAGGTCCTGGTCGTACTTGATGCCGGACTGGCCGTTGAGGTCGATGTGGAAGAGCTTGCCCGCCCACAGCGCCTGGGCGATGCCGTGCGGGAAGTTCAGCCCGGCCATCTGCTCGTGGCCGACCTCGGGGTTGACGCCGTACAGCTCCGGGCGCTCCAGGCGCTCGATGAAGGCCAGGGCGTGGCCGACCGTGGGCAGCAGGATGTCGCCGCGCGGCTCGTTCGGCTTGGGCTCGATGGCGAACTTCATGTCGTAGCTCTGGGCGGTCACGTACTCGCCGAGGAGGTCGAAGGCCTCCTTCATGCGGTCGAGCGCCACGCGCACGTCCTTGGCGGCGCCGGACTCCGCGCCTTCACGACCGCCCCAGGCGACGTAGATCTTCGCGCCCAGCTCGGCGGCCAGGTCGATGTTGCGGATCGTCTTGCGCAGGGCGTAGCGGCGCACGTCACGGTCGTTCGCGGTGAACGCGCCGTCCTTGAAGACGGGGTGCGTGAACAGGTTGGTGGTGGCCATGGGCACCGTCATGCCGGTGGTGTCCAGCGCCTGGCGGAAGCGCTTGATGTGCTCCTCGCGCTCGCTGTCGGAGGACCCGAAGGGGATCAGGTCGTCGTCGTGGAAGGTCACGCCGTAGGCGCCCAGCTCGGCCAGGCGCGTCACCGTCTCGACCGGGTCCAGGGCACGCCGCGTGGCGTCGCCGAACGGGTCCCTTCCCTGCCAGCCGACGGTCCACAGGCCGAAGGTGAACCTGTCGTCGGGGGTGGGCTGGTAGCTCATGCCGCGGCTCCTTGCTGTACGGATCTGTCGGTTCGGTCCGTGGCGAACTATTTCGTCATGGCCGTTTACAAATTAGTATGCCAACGCATCTCTGGGAAGACAGATCCCGCAGAGCCGCGGAAAAACTTGAGGGAGAGCCCGATGTCAGCAGCCGAGGGTCCGCTCGTCGTCGGCGTGGACACGTCCACCCAGTCCACCAAGGCGCTGGTCGTCGACGCGGCCACCGGCGAGGTCGTCGCGAGCGGCCGGGCGCCGCACTCGGTGTCCTCCGGCGCGGGCCGCGAGAGCGACCCGCGCCAGTGGTGGGACGCCCTGCGCGAGGCCTTGCACCAGTGCGGCGACGCGGCCCGCGAGGCGGCCGCGGTGTCCATCGGCGGGCAGCAGCACGGGCTCGTCACGCTGGACGGGCGCGGCGAGCCGGTGCGTCCGGCGCTGCTGTGGAACGACGTGCGATCGGCCCCGCAGTCCCGCCGGCTCACCGAGGAGCTGGGCGGCGCGAAGTTCTGGGCGGAACGCACCGGATCCGTCCCGGCGGCCTCCTTCACGGTCACGAAGTGGGCGTGGCTGGCCGAGAACGAGCCGGAGGCCCTGCGCGCCACGAAGGCGGTGCGCCTCCCCCACGACTACCTCACCGAGTGGCTGACGGGTGAGGGCACCACGGACCGCGGCGACGCCTCCGGCACCGGCTGGTGGGCTTCGGCCACCGAGGCGTACGACGAGGAGATCCTCGCCCACGTGGGTCTCCCCCCGGCGCTGCTCCCGCGCGTGGTGCGGCCCGGCGAGATCGCCGGCACCGTGCGTGACGGTCACGACCTGCCCTTCGCCAAGGGGACGCTGGTCGCCCCGGGCACCGGCGACAACGCGGCCGCGGCGCTGGGCCTGGGCCTGCGCCCCGGCACGCCGGTCCTGAGCCTGGGCACCTCCGGCACCGTGTACGCGGTCGCCAGGCAGCGCCCCACGGACCCGACCGGGACCGTGGCCGGCTTCGCCGACGCCCACGGCGACTGGCTGCCGCTGGCGTGCACCCTGAACTGCACGCTCGCCGTCGACCGGGTCGCCGCTCTGCTCGGTCTGGACCGCGAGGCGGTCGAGCCCACCGCACACCTCACCCTGCTGCCCTACCTCGACGGCGAACGCACCCCGAACCTGCCGAACGCCTCCGGCCTGCTGCACGGACTGCGCCATGACACGACCGCCGGCCAGCTCCTCCAGGCCGCCTACGACGGCGCCGTGCACTCGCTGCTCGGCGCGCTCGACCTGGTCCTGGACGAGGACGCCGACCGCTCGGCCCCCCTGCTCCTGATCGGCGGCGGCGCCCGGGGCCAGGCCTGGCAGCAGACCGTGCGCCGGCTGTCCGGGCGGCCCGTCCAGGTGCCCGAGGCCGAGGAACTCGTCGCGCTGGGGGCCGCGGCACAGGCCGCGGGACTGCTGACGGGCGAGGATCCGGCCGCCGTCGCCCGCCGCTGGAACACCGCCCGGGGGCCGGTCCTCGACGCCGTCGAGCGGGACGAGTCGACGCTGGCCAGGATCGCCGGGGTACTCTCCGACGCGGCCCCGCTGCTCGAACGGAGTACGGACGCCCGCTGACCCTCGACCACCCGACGTCGGCGCCCGGGCGTCACGCACGACGGCGCAGCGCCACTCGATGAACAGACGAACCGACGAATCGACGGAGGCATGACCGCACCGCCGCACGAGGCCCGGCCGACCGGCCCTGGGCGCGCGCTGCCCGACACCCAGCAGGGCATGCGCCGCCGCAACCTGGCCAGGGTGATGCATGCCGTCAGGGCCGAGGGGCCGCTCTCGCGCGCGGGGGTCGCCTCACGCATCGGTCTGACCCGGGCGGCCGTCTCGACCCTCGTCGACGAGCTCATACGCACCGGCCTGCTCGACGAACTGGGCCCGGAGCGCCCCGGCCGGGTGGGGCGGCCGGGATCGGCGCTCGCGGTCAGCGGGCACGGCCCCGCGGGCATCGGCGCCGAGATCGGCGTCGACCACCTGGCGGTCTGCGCCGTCGACCTGCGCGGCGAGGTGCGGGCGCGCGCCGAGCGGCACGGCGCGAACCGGGGCCGCTCCCCCGGGCCGGTGGTCGAGGAACTGACCGACCTCGTACGCCGGGTCGTCGCCGAGGCCGACCGGGAGGGCCTGTGGCCGGCCGGGCTCGCGGTCGCCGTCCCCGGTCTCATCGCACGCGACGCCCGCACGGTGGTCCGCGCGCCGAACCTCGACTGGCAGGGCGTCGACCTCGGGGCGCTGCTGCCCCGCGAGTTCTCGCTGACGGTCGACAACGAGGCCAACTTCGGCGGGCTCGCCGAACTCTGGCTCGGCGCGGACACTCCGGACAACTTCCTGCACGTGTCCGCCGAGATCGGCATCGGCGCCGCGCTGGTCGTGGACGGCACCCTGCTGCGCGGCACCCGTGGCTTCGCGGGCGAGCTGGGCCATGTGCCGGTGCATCCCGACGGCCCGGCGTGCGGGTGCGGCGGACGCGGATGCCTGGAGCAGTACGCCGGCGAGGAGGCGGTGCTGCGCTCGGCCGGCCTGGAGCCGGGCGAGGACCGCGTCGGCCTCCTCGCGGGACGGGCCGCGGACGGCGACCCGCAGGTGCGGCGCGCTCTGCGCGAGGCCGGGACCGCCCTCGGCATCGCCCTGACGGGAGCGCTCAACCTGCTGGATCCGCAGGGCGTCGTGCTCGGCGGAGCGCTGTCCGGGCTCGCGCCGTGGCTGCTGCCGTCGCTGGAGGCCGAGCTGGCCCGGCGCACGGCCGGCCCCGCCTGCCCGGTCTCCGTTTCCGGCCTCGGCCCCGAGGGCCCCCTGCTGGGCGCCGCGCACTCGGTGGTCCGGTCCGTGCTCGACGACCCCTCGACGGTGGCGGGGCGGTCCTGACGGTCCCGAGGGTGCCGACAGGCACGAGGGTGCCGACAGGCACGAGGGTCCTGACGGTCCCGAGGGTGCCGACAGGCACGAGGGTGCCGACAGGCACGAGGGTGCCGACAGGCACGAGGGTGCCGACAGGCACGAGGGTGCCGACAGGCACGAGGGTGCCGACAGGCACGAGGGTGCCGACAGGCACGAGGGTGCCGACAGGCACGAGGGTGCCGACAGGCACGAGGGTGCCGAGAGCGACGGCGGGGCCCGAGCCCGCCTCGCCGCGCCGCCGAACCGGTCGTCGTGCGACCGGAAGTCCTCGTTCGGGTGGGCGAGTTGTCCCCAAGCGCGGGTTCGTCCACGGATCTCGGCGGCGTCCCCCGGCCCGTCCGGCGGGCACCGTAGCGTGATCGGGCGGCGACGTTTCGGCCGAGCGTCGTCCGGACGGTTGTCGGCCCACGCCCCCGGCGTGACGATGTCCGCAGCCGCACCCGAACCCGCTCACGGCCGTGACGCCTTCCGGGAGGACCAGTTGACCGATCCCTGGGTGGCCCTGGAACCCGGGGCCGACCCCGCCGAGCGCGTGCGGCTCCTGCGCCGGGCGCACGAGACGTTCACCGCGGCGGGCACCGTGCCGCGGCCGGTGCGTGCCGTCGTCGCCGACTCCTGGCGGCGTTCCGCGCGGGCGGGAGTCGGCCCGGACGGCGCCGCGCGCGTCGAGTTGGACGACGGCGAGCTGGGCGCCTACCGGTGCGAGCACCCGCTGGCACGGGTGATGCCGCTGTTCCGCGAGTTGATGGGCACGTTCGCCGCCGACGGCGAGCACCTGCTGGCCGTGTGCGACGCGCGCGGGCGGCTGCTGTGGGTGGAGGGGCACGCGGCGACCCGGCGGCAGGCGGACCGGATGAACTTCGTGCCCGGCGCGCGCTGGGCGGAGAGCGCGGTGGGGACGAACGCGCCCGGCACGGCGGTCGCCCTGGACCGACCGGTGCAGGTGTTCGCGGCCGAGCACTTCATCCGCCAGGTGCAGCCGTGGACGTGCGCGGCCGCTCCGGTGCACGATCCACGGACCGGGCGCGTGCTGGGCGCCGTGGACATCACCGGCGGCGACGGGCTGGCGCACCCGCACAGCCTCGGGTTCGTGCAGGCCGTCGCCCGGGCCGCGGAGGCCCATCTCGCTCTGCTCGCCCCCGAGCGGCCGACCGCCGGGACGTGGCGCCTGACGGTGCTGGGCCGGGACGAGGCGCGTATGACCGCCGACGGGCGGAACATCAGGCTGAGTCGTCGGCACAGCGAGATCGTGTTGCTGCTGGCCCGTCACCCCGAGGGCCTGACAGGGGACGAACTGCTGTGCGCCCTCTACGAGGACGAGTCGGTGACCCCGGTGACGCTGCGGGCCGAACTGGCCCGGCTGCGCGGGGTGCTGGGTCCCGGATCGCTGGCTTCGCGGCCCTACCGGCTCACCGTGGCCGTCGAGTCGGACCTGGACGTCGTCGAACGGCGGCTGTCGGCGGGCGCGGTGACGGCGGCGCTGACCGCCTACACCGGACCGCCGCTGCCGGGGTCCCGCGCGCCTGCGGTGGCACGGCTCGGACGGCGTCTCACGGACGGTCTGCGCGCGGCGCTGGTCGCCTGCGGCGACCCGGACCTGCTGGCGGACTGGGCGCACGCGCCGTGGGGCGAGGACGACCTCGACGTGTGGCGGGCTCTCGCGGCGGCGCGTCCGACGGCGGCGACGCTGGCCCGCCTCGCGTCGCTGGAGCGCGAGCTGACGGCACCGGGCGAGCGGCGGCGTCCGTGAACACGGCGGGAGGCGCAACGTGAGTGCAACGTCCGCCCGCCTAGCGTCGCGCGCAGAGCTGTCCGACGGCGGGCAGCGCTGCCGAAGGAGGCCGACCAGGATGACCCGTTACGCGGCGCCGGGGAGCGAGGGCGCGATCGTCTCCTACCAGGCGCGCTACGACCACTACATCGGCGGCGAGTACGTGCCCCCGGCTCGCGGCCGGTACTTCGGGAA encodes:
- the xylA gene encoding xylose isomerase yields the protein MSYQPTPDDRFTFGLWTVGWQGRDPFGDATRRALDPVETVTRLAELGAYGVTFHDDDLIPFGSSDSEREEHIKRFRQALDTTGMTVPMATTNLFTHPVFKDGAFTANDRDVRRYALRKTIRNIDLAAELGAKIYVAWGGREGAESGAAKDVRVALDRMKEAFDLLGEYVTAQSYDMKFAIEPKPNEPRGDILLPTVGHALAFIERLERPELYGVNPEVGHEQMAGLNFPHGIAQALWAGKLFHIDLNGQSGIKYDQDLRFGAGDLRAAFWLVDLLESAGYAGPKHFDFKPPRTEDLDGVWASAEGCMRNYLILKERAAAFRGDPEVQEALRASRLDELAQATADDGLQGLLADRAAFEDFDPEAAAARGMAFERLDQLAMDHLLGARG
- the xylB gene encoding xylulokinase translates to MSAAEGPLVVGVDTSTQSTKALVVDAATGEVVASGRAPHSVSSGAGRESDPRQWWDALREALHQCGDAAREAAAVSIGGQQHGLVTLDGRGEPVRPALLWNDVRSAPQSRRLTEELGGAKFWAERTGSVPAASFTVTKWAWLAENEPEALRATKAVRLPHDYLTEWLTGEGTTDRGDASGTGWWASATEAYDEEILAHVGLPPALLPRVVRPGEIAGTVRDGHDLPFAKGTLVAPGTGDNAAAALGLGLRPGTPVLSLGTSGTVYAVARQRPTDPTGTVAGFADAHGDWLPLACTLNCTLAVDRVAALLGLDREAVEPTAHLTLLPYLDGERTPNLPNASGLLHGLRHDTTAGQLLQAAYDGAVHSLLGALDLVLDEDADRSAPLLLIGGGARGQAWQQTVRRLSGRPVQVPEAEELVALGAAAQAAGLLTGEDPAAVARRWNTARGPVLDAVERDESTLARIAGVLSDAAPLLERSTDAR
- a CDS encoding ROK family transcriptional regulator is translated as MTAPPHEARPTGPGRALPDTQQGMRRRNLARVMHAVRAEGPLSRAGVASRIGLTRAAVSTLVDELIRTGLLDELGPERPGRVGRPGSALAVSGHGPAGIGAEIGVDHLAVCAVDLRGEVRARAERHGANRGRSPGPVVEELTDLVRRVVAEADREGLWPAGLAVAVPGLIARDARTVVRAPNLDWQGVDLGALLPREFSLTVDNEANFGGLAELWLGADTPDNFLHVSAEIGIGAALVVDGTLLRGTRGFAGELGHVPVHPDGPACGCGGRGCLEQYAGEEAVLRSAGLEPGEDRVGLLAGRAADGDPQVRRALREAGTALGIALTGALNLLDPQGVVLGGALSGLAPWLLPSLEAELARRTAGPACPVSVSGLGPEGPLLGAAHSVVRSVLDDPSTVAGRS
- a CDS encoding GAF domain-containing protein, with protein sequence MTDPWVALEPGADPAERVRLLRRAHETFTAAGTVPRPVRAVVADSWRRSARAGVGPDGAARVELDDGELGAYRCEHPLARVMPLFRELMGTFAADGEHLLAVCDARGRLLWVEGHAATRRQADRMNFVPGARWAESAVGTNAPGTAVALDRPVQVFAAEHFIRQVQPWTCAAAPVHDPRTGRVLGAVDITGGDGLAHPHSLGFVQAVARAAEAHLALLAPERPTAGTWRLTVLGRDEARMTADGRNIRLSRRHSEIVLLLARHPEGLTGDELLCALYEDESVTPVTLRAELARLRGVLGPGSLASRPYRLTVAVESDLDVVERRLSAGAVTAALTAYTGPPLPGSRAPAVARLGRRLTDGLRAALVACGDPDLLADWAHAPWGEDDLDVWRALAAARPTAATLARLASLERELTAPGERRRP